AATGAGCATGTATAGTTCTGGTTCATTGAAAGAAAGAATGGATGTTAGGGATAAGAGATGTGAAATCAGAAAGAGTCGACATAACAAGGTGTGGTGTGTCGTCGGTGATTTTAACTCTATCAGACGGAAAGAGGAGAAAAAAAGCGCGATCTTGGTATCTGGTTATAGTAGAGAAATTGCTTGATTTAATGAATTCATCGAAAAGTCTGAGTTGATAGATATTTCGATTGTTGGAAGAAAGTTTACTTGGTACAAGCTGAATGGGTCAATTAAAAGCATAATGGACATAATCTTGGTTTCCAGGGAATGGTTGGATGTTTGGCCGAACAGTAAACAATTTGTTCTCAGTAGATTGATCTGTGATCATTGTGCCTTAGTGCTTAGAATTTCGTCGGTGGATTGGGGGCCAAACCTTTATGGAGTCTGGATGTGTGGCAAAGAGATAGAAGGTTTTTAGCTTTCGTTCATAGTAAATGACAGAGTTATGAGGTGTATGGTAGAGGgtttttcatattaaaagaaaaaatgaaaaagttaaaaCTATATCTGAAAATCTGGAATAAAGAGGTCTTCGAGAATGTTAATCAAGCAAGGGAAATTTTACAGGAGAAAATACAAGAGCTAGATGCAAGAGATGATGAAAACGATTTAGATGAGCCTAAGAGGGAGGAGAGGAGACTTCTGTTAGCCAAACAAAGTCGAAATTTCTTCAAATAGGAAGCGACTATCAGTAAAAAATCACGTACAAAGTGGTTGAAACAAGGAGTTTTAAATACGAAAGTCTTCCATTTGTTTGTGAAATGGAAAAGAATGAGGAATTGGATCAACAGGGTAGTACCAAACGGTCAGTGGTGCGATGATAAGGAAATGGTTAAGGCTAAGGTCAGAGAGTTATTTAAAGCCAAATTTGATAAGATGTCTGAGCCTAAGGTTAGTTTAGAAAATGTTTGTTTCAACTCCATTTCTGATGAAGATAATGCGTTGCTGATCAGAGTTGTTTCTGATGAAGAAGTTAAGAATGCAGTTTGGAGTTGTGATAGTTCGAATAGCCCTTGTCCAGACGGTTTCAACTTTAGCTTCGTTAAATTTTGCTGGGAGTGCCTTAAGAATGAATGTGTTTCAGTAGTAAAAGATTTTTTGGTCAACAAAAAGTGGCCTAGGGGGTCAAATGCTTCGTTTATTTGCCTAATCCCTAAGTCAGATAATTTGCAACAACTTAGTGATTTCAGACTCATCTCGCTGGTAGGGTGCGCGTATAAAATCGTCTCGAAGATTTTTTTTGTCAAGCTGAAAAAGGTGTTTAACAAAGTCATCGATGCTAGGCAATCTGCTTTTCTTGAAGGAAGGGGGCTTATGAATGGTGTTTTAGTGGCCAATGAAGTCTTAGATGAGataaagaggaagaaaaaagtTATGTTTTCTTCAGGGTGGACTTCGGAAAGGCTTATGACTCCGTGAGGTGggatttcattaattatatgtTAGACAGACTTGGTTTCTGCGAAAAGTGGAGTTCCTAGATTAAAGCTTGCTTGGAATCAACGTCCATGTCAGTTCTTGTAAATGGGAGTCCTACTAAGGAGTTTATTCTGAAAAAGGGCTTGAGGCAAGGTGACCCTTTTGCACTGTTCTTGTTTCTTATAGCAGCTGAAGGTTTAGCTGTGATGTTTAGGACTGCGATTGAGAAACTCTTGATGGAGAGCTTGGAGATTGGCAAAAGGATGATTAAGGTAAACATGCTTCAGTACCTAGACGATACCTTGTTTTTCGATAAAGCAAGTATTAAAAGCATGTATCACATATAGGTCATTCTGAACTGCTTTGACTTGGCTTCTGATCTTAAGGTGAATTTTCTGAAGAGTAGAAAGGCGGGATAGGGGTAGATCAGATTGCAGTTCTCCGTTTCgcgaatattttaaattgtaaggTGATGAAAACTCCCTTCAAATACTTGGGGATGCCTACAAGGGGTGTCACAAGAGGAAAGTGTTTTGGGACAAAGTGGTTAGTAGAATAAAGAGCAGATTAGCCAAGTAGAAAGGTAGATTCATCTCGATGGCTGGGAGGATCTATATGATTAAATAGGTCTTGCCGTTTATCCCACATTTTTATCTCTCTTTGTTCAGATTGCCATCTACCATGCTGAAGAAGATAGTGAGCTGCAAAGGAATTTTT
The sequence above is a segment of the Phaseolus vulgaris cultivar G19833 chromosome 2, P. vulgaris v2.0, whole genome shotgun sequence genome. Coding sequences within it:
- the LOC137809043 gene encoding uncharacterized protein; protein product: MSVLVNGSPTKEFILKKGLRQGDPFALFLFLIAAEGLAVMFRTAIEKLLMESLEIGKRMIKIAIYHAEEDSELQRNFLWGWGSEGRKIAWVTWDKVFSSQNVDGLGIINVRQFNMALLGKWIWRLHSDNDGLWMEVIESKYRG